A window of Gudongella oleilytica genomic DNA:
GCTGCTTTAGTCTGACTCACTGGTGATGTCAGCTTGATTCCTACACTATTATATATTCACTTTGTATCGTTTACAATACTTTTGTTGTAATGTCCCTGTGGGCTTTTAGTCCTGCTTTCCCCTCAGCTGAAAGGATTGCATTAATGACTGCCTTCTCGACAGCCTCCTGTGACATTGCTGCTACGATGTTCACGTCGGCCTTTAGCTTGTTCGTCGCCATTGTGAATATGGTGTCGCCGTCTACCATTGTATGGACGGGATTTATGGATCTTGCAAGGCCGTTATGTGCGGTCTGAGCCACTTTGTTCCCCTCTGCCTTTGTAAGGATGGCGTTTGTTGCCACTACCCCTATGGTAGTATTGGTGTTTAAAAATCCAGGCGATGTCAGGGAGTTTTTCATGATCTCATAGGTGTTTAACAATTTATTGTTTTCGTAGTCATATGCTCCCGCTATCTGAGAGCCTTCACTAAAGATGTCCCCGAATGCATTTACGCAGATAAGGGCTGAAACCACAAGCTCTCCGGAGCTTACGGTTGCACTCCCTAACCCTGATTTCATTGCTCCCCCTGGTCCGAGGATCTTGCCTACCGTTGCACCCATCCCGCAGCCTACATTGCCCTGTCTGTTTTCATCCTTTGAAGCAGATAATGAAGCCTTATAGCCCATTTGCCAGCCAGGACGAACCCTATGGTCTCCTATGGCCAGATCAAATATCACAGCTGAGGCTACTATGGGGACCTTGGTAACTCCCACATCAAAGCCTATGCCTAACTCCTCCAGATGGTCCATTACCCCTGAGGCAGCCTCAAGCCCAAAGGCTGAACCCCCAGAAAGGACAACTGCATGGACCTTGTCAACCAGCTTTTCTGCCTTGAAAAGATCTGTCTCTCTGGTCCCCGGTGCGGAGCCTCTTACATCGACTCCTCCTGAGGCACCTTCCGGACATATCACTACAGTACAGCCGGTTAGAGCATCCTCTGAGTGGGCATGCCCAACGATAATGCCGTCAACATCTGTTATATAACCTGGAAACATCAGCTTCACTCCTTTTTATTCAGTAGGTTTGTACCCAATTCAGGCAAAAGAAAACAGACTCCCTTGAGAGTCTGCATCCATTTTATCCAAAGAACATCAAGAGCATGCCTGCAGCAATTGCAGAGCCTATTACTCCTGCAACGTTTGGTCCCATGGCGTGCATCAGCAGGAAGTTTCTCGGATTTGCTTCCTGGCCGACCTTTTGTGATACTCTTGCTGCCATAGGTACTGCCGATACACCAGCTGAACCGATCAGAGGATTTACCTTTCCTCCTGACGTTTTATACATTATTTTTCCTAAGAGAACTCCGGCAGCTGTTCCTATAGAAAATGCCACAAGTCCCAGTGCTATGATGCTGACTGTCTGGATGTTGAAGAAGTTTTCAGCACTTGCAGTCGCTCCAACTGTTGTTCCGAGGAATATGGTTACGATGTTTACCATCTCGTTTTGAGCCGTCTTTGACAATCTGTCTGTTACCAGTGTTTCTCTGAAGAGGTTACCAAGCATGAGCATACCAACAAGTGGTGCTGCTGATGGAAGTATGAAGGATACGACAACAGTTACCATTATCGGGAATATTACCTTTTCCTTCCTGGAAACAGGTCTCAACTGTTCCATTACTACCATTCGCTCTTCTTTGGTGGTTAAAGCCTTCATTATTGGAGGCTGTATTATAGGTACGAGTGCCATATAGGAATATGCCGCTACCGCTATCGGCCCTAAAAGGTGCGGGGCCAGCTTTGCTGTAAGGTAAAGCGCTGTTGGGCCGTCTGCTCCTCCTATTATTCCTATGCTGGCTGCTTCAGGGCCTGTGAAGCCCAGAAGGATAGCGCCGATAAAGGTTGCAAATATTCCAAATTGTGCTGCCGCTCCAAGAAGTACCGATTTTGGATTTGCGATAAGGGGTCCGAAGTCAGTCATAGCACCTACTCCGAGGAATATCAATGGAGGATAGATCCCCAGCTTGACTCCCTGGTAGAGGTAGTACAAAAGCCCTCCGTATTCCTTTGTCTTGCTCACTAATTCTCCGGTGAGTGGATCTTGTATTATTTGGATCACTGGCTCCTTCATAAGATTTGCACCTGGCAGATTGGCCAACAGCATACCAAAAGCTATCGGCGTAAGTAGCAACGGCTCAAAGCCCTTTGCTATTGCCAGATAGAGCAGGATGAAGGATATTGCCAGCATTACGTAGTGGCCGTAATTACCTAGCCCGAATCCGGTGCTGGACAAAAAGTCCGTCAATATTTCCATAAACATAGTTGTTCATCCTTTCTTGAAGGGTTTAGTCCATTATGACCAGTTTGTCTCCAGTATTAACGGCCGAACCCTCAGAGGTTGTTATGGATGCAACTTTTCCGTCTCTCGGGGCTAATATCTCATTTTCCATCTTCATGGCCTCGAGGATCAAAAGAACATCGCCGCTCTTTACCTCCTGGCCTTCCTTTACAAGTATCTTCCATATGTTGCCTGGCATTGGAGACTCGATTATCTCCTGACCGGCGCTTGCCGTCACTGGTGCTGACGCAGGTGCCGACGCCTTCGGAGCAGATGCTGCCGCTGCAGGTGCTGCTGCCTTTGGAGCAGGTCTTGATACTTGTTGGGAAGCTCCGCCTACCTCTTCAACTTCTACTTCGTAGCTGTTGCCGTTTACGTTTATTATAAACTTTCTCATTCTTTCTCCTCCAGATTTATTATAGTTTGCTCAGCAGTTGTTCCTGCTTGCCCATTTCTCTCCAGGGTGTGGTCAGCTGTGGAACCCTTCTTATGCTGTTTATCCTGATCTCAGGAATGTCACGTCCCAGTGATGCTGCTACTGCTGCAGCAATTACTGCAATAAGCTCTCCTTCATCAAGTTCAGGGGTGCTTGGTGCTTTTTCCTCCTGCTTTATGACTGCAGCACTTGTGTTCTCCGGCTGCACATCTGCAGGCTTTTTACCGGCTGCAAAGGTCTTAAGCAGTCCGATTATATAGGATATGAGAATAAGCACCAGGAATACTACCAACATACTTACGGCGGTGACTATCAATGCCTCCGACATAGTTACTTCGTTGCCCATGGTTATCCCTCCTATACCGGCAGGTTGCCGTGCTTTTTGCCTGGTCTTGTTTCTCTCTTGGTCTCCAGCATGTCAAAGGCGCTTATCAACCTCGGTCTTGTCTGGCTTGGCACCAATACGTCGTCTACGAAGCCTCTTTGTGCCGCTATATATGGATTTGCTACGGTATCTCTGTATTCAACAATCTTTTCTGCCCTTGTGGCTATTGGGTCATCTGATGCAGCGATCTCGTTCTTGAAGATTATGTTTGCCGCTCCATCCGGTCCCATTACTGCGATCTCAGCATTGGGCCATGCGAATACCTGGTCTGCTCCAAGGTCCTTTGAGCACATTGCAAGATAAGCTCCGCCGTATGCCTTTCTGACTATGAGGGTAACCTTAGGTACTGTTGCCTCGGAGTAGGCATAGAGCATTTTTGCTCCGTGTCTTATGATCCCGCCGTATTCCTGACTTGTTCCCGGCAGGAAGCCTGGTACGTCTACAAGGTTAAGAAGCGGGATGTTGAATGCGTCGCAGGTCCTTATGAATCTTCCTGCCTTGTCAGATGCATTTATGTCAAGGCATCCTGCAAGAATTCTCGGCTGGTTTGCTATTACACCTACGCTTCTTCCGTTGAGTCTTATAAAGCCTGTGATGATATTTTGAGCGTAGAGCGGCTGTACCTCGAAGAAGTGTCCGCTGTCAGCAAGGCTCTTTATTACTTCCTTCATGTCGTAGGGCTTATTTGGATTCTCAGGAACTATTTCGTTTAGTCTTTCGTCTATCCTGTTAATGTCATCCTCAAATTCATATATTGGAGGCTGCTCCAGGTTGTTTGACGGCAGAAAGCTTAATAGCTCCTTGATCCTGTCTATGGATTCTGCTTCTGAATTGTCTATGAAATGAGCAACTCCACTTATTTTGTTGTGGGTGTTTGCTCCACCCAGCTGCTCCTGGGTAACGTCTTCTCCGGTAACTGACTTGATTACCTGGGGCCCTGTTATGAACATCATGCTTGTTTTGTCAGTCATAAAAATAAAGTCCGTTATTGCAGGAGAGTATACCGCACCGCCTGCACTGGGTCCCATTATAGCTGAGATCTGTGGTATTACTCCGGAGGATATAGTGTTTCTAAAGAAAATCTTACCATAGCCTGAAAGTGCGTCTACGCCTTCCTGGATCCTGGCTCCGCCTGAATCGTTGAAGCCTACTATGGGTGCGCCCATTTTAAGCGCCATATCCTGTATCTTGACTATCTTTGCAGCATGCATTTCTCCCAGGGAGCCTCCGACTACGGTGAAGTCCTGAGCATATACAAAAACGAGCCTTCCGTCTACCGTTCCGTAGCCGGTTACGACTCCGTCTGCAGGTGCATCTACATCTGCCATATCAAAATTAGTTGATCTGTGCTTTACAAAGGCATCCAGCTCCACAAAGCTTGACTCATCCAGAAGATACTCTATTCTCTCTCTGGCAGTCATTTTACCTGAGCTGTGCTGCTTTTCAATTCTTTTCTCCCCTCCGCCAAGGGATATCTTTCTCTTGGCTTCAAGAAGCTGCTGAATTTTATCGCTCATCTTTACCCTCCTAAATTCCTTAGTCTCTCTGACTTATTTCTATGAGTACTCCTGAGGTTGATTTTGGATGAAGGAAAGCTATCCTTGCACCGCCGGCACCATATCGTGGCTTTTCGTCGATCATCCTTACTCCCTTTTCCTCAAGCTCTCTGATCGCTTCTTCAATGTTGTCCACCTTGAAGGCTATATGTTGGATCCCCTCGCCTTTTTTCTCGATGAATTTCGCGATAGGTCCATCCTCCGAGGTCGATTCCAGAAGCTCCACCTCAGTATCTCCAACAGGTAAAAATGCAACCTTTACCTTTTGCTCCTCCACTACTTCCTGGCTTACGCACTTTATTCCCAGCACGTCCCCGTAAAATTTAAGTGTCTCCTCCAAATTCTTAACGGCAATTCCGATGTGGTCTATCTTGGTTACCATAGCTTCCTCCTTCGTTATTCCTTTACAAGGGATACTATCGCTTCCTTGGCGGTATATGGATCCATCTCTCTCTTCTCCACCTTCACAGCCAGGTCATCTATCAGGCCGCCTTTGTTTGTACGGTCCATTATAAGCCTTAGGAGCTCCTCTTCAGTCAGCTGGAGTATCTCCGCCTTAAGGTTTCTTATCCTTGTCTCATGCAGATGACCTGTGGACTTTTGGTAATTCTCATGATCGACAAGCTTACCCAGTAAAACGTCTATGTCCTCGTTCTTGATTGCGGATACCTTTACGACCGGAGGTCTGTAGTCAGATTTCTCATTGAGGTCAAGGTTCATCTCGATCTCAAGCTTTGTCTTGTCTGCTCCGTCCAGATCGGACTTGTTTATGGCGAATACGTCTGCTATCTCCATTATCCCGGCTTTTATAGCCTGGATGTCATCGCCCATATTGGGTACCATGACCATGAGGACTGTATCGGCCATCTTTACTATATCCACCTCTGATTGTCCTACTCCTACGGTTTCTATGAATATGTAGTCACAGCCGTAGATATCCAGTACCTTAACTGCACCCCAGGTAGCCTTTGAAATTCCGCCCAGAAAACCCCTGGTCCCCATGCTTCTTATGAATACACCCTTGTCAAGAGCCAGGTCGTTCATTCTGATCCTGTCCCCCAGGATGGCACCTCCGCTGAATGGGCTGGTTGGGTCTATGGCAAGTATCCCAACCTTTTTGCCCTGGACTCTGAGCTGCTTGGTCAGACGGTCGGTCAGGGTAGACTTTCCGCTTCCCGGAGGTCCTGTGATACCGATAACATATGCGTTGCCGGTCATGTGGAAAAGCCTTTTTATTATGGAGACTGCTTCCTCGTCCCTATTTTCAAGCATTGATATCAGGCGCGCACAGGCTCTCTTGTCGCCTGCCAGCAGCCTCTCCTCGATATTCAAAGCAAACACCGCCTATTTCCTTTTGATATTGTCATTAATGAATTGAATTACTTCCTTCGTCGGGGTACCAGGTGTGAATATTGCCTCTATCCCTGATTCCACAAGGAATGGAATGTCGTCCTCAGGTATTACTCCCCCGCCAAGCACGAGAACGTCCTCGATCCCCTCTTCCTTCAAAAGCCTTACTACCTTTGGAAAAAGATGGTTGTGAGCTCCTGAAAGGATGCTCATTGCAACAACGTCGACGTCCTCCTGAACTGCTGCCGCCACTATCTGCT
This region includes:
- a CDS encoding sodium ion-translocating decarboxylase subunit beta, which translates into the protein MFMEILTDFLSSTGFGLGNYGHYVMLAISFILLYLAIAKGFEPLLLTPIAFGMLLANLPGANLMKEPVIQIIQDPLTGELVSKTKEYGGLLYYLYQGVKLGIYPPLIFLGVGAMTDFGPLIANPKSVLLGAAAQFGIFATFIGAILLGFTGPEAASIGIIGGADGPTALYLTAKLAPHLLGPIAVAAYSYMALVPIIQPPIMKALTTKEERMVVMEQLRPVSRKEKVIFPIMVTVVVSFILPSAAPLVGMLMLGNLFRETLVTDRLSKTAQNEMVNIVTIFLGTTVGATASAENFFNIQTVSIIALGLVAFSIGTAAGVLLGKIMYKTSGGKVNPLIGSAGVSAVPMAARVSQKVGQEANPRNFLLMHAMGPNVAGVIGSAIAAGMLLMFFG
- the meaB gene encoding methylmalonyl Co-A mutase-associated GTPase MeaB, which translates into the protein MFALNIEERLLAGDKRACARLISMLENRDEEAVSIIKRLFHMTGNAYVIGITGPPGSGKSTLTDRLTKQLRVQGKKVGILAIDPTSPFSGGAILGDRIRMNDLALDKGVFIRSMGTRGFLGGISKATWGAVKVLDIYGCDYIFIETVGVGQSEVDIVKMADTVLMVMVPNMGDDIQAIKAGIMEIADVFAINKSDLDGADKTKLEIEMNLDLNEKSDYRPPVVKVSAIKNEDIDVLLGKLVDHENYQKSTGHLHETRIRNLKAEILQLTEEELLRLIMDRTNKGGLIDDLAVKVEKREMDPYTAKEAIVSLVKE
- a CDS encoding P1 family peptidase, giving the protein MFPGYITDVDGIIVGHAHSEDALTGCTVVICPEGASGGVDVRGSAPGTRETDLFKAEKLVDKVHAVVLSGGSAFGLEAASGVMDHLEELGIGFDVGVTKVPIVASAVIFDLAIGDHRVRPGWQMGYKASLSASKDENRQGNVGCGMGATVGKILGPGGAMKSGLGSATVSSGELVVSALICVNAFGDIFSEGSQIAGAYDYENNKLLNTYEIMKNSLTSPGFLNTNTTIGVVATNAILTKAEGNKVAQTAHNGLARSINPVHTMVDGDTIFTMATNKLKADVNIVAAMSQEAVEKAVINAILSAEGKAGLKAHRDITTKVL
- a CDS encoding OadG family protein; this encodes MGNEVTMSEALIVTAVSMLVVFLVLILISYIIGLLKTFAAGKKPADVQPENTSAAVIKQEEKAPSTPELDEGELIAVIAAAVAASLGRDIPEIRINSIRRVPQLTTPWREMGKQEQLLSKL
- a CDS encoding cobalamin B12-binding domain-containing protein; protein product: MDRPIRVLVAKPGLDGHDRGAKVIARSLRDAGMEVIYTGLRQTPEQIVAAAVQEDVDVVAMSILSGAHNHLFPKVVRLLKEEGIEDVLVLGGGVIPEDDIPFLVESGIEAIFTPGTPTKEVIQFINDNIKRK
- the mce gene encoding methylmalonyl-CoA epimerase, translated to MVTKIDHIGIAVKNLEETLKFYGDVLGIKCVSQEVVEEQKVKVAFLPVGDTEVELLESTSEDGPIAKFIEKKGEGIQHIAFKVDNIEEAIRELEEKGVRMIDEKPRYGAGGARIAFLHPKSTSGVLIEISQRD
- a CDS encoding biotin/lipoyl-containing protein — protein: MRKFIINVNGNSYEVEVEEVGGASQQVSRPAPKAAAPAAAASAPKASAPASAPVTASAGQEIIESPMPGNIWKILVKEGQEVKSGDVLLILEAMKMENEILAPRDGKVASITTSEGSAVNTGDKLVIMD
- a CDS encoding acyl-CoA carboxylase subunit beta, which translates into the protein MSDKIQQLLEAKRKISLGGGEKRIEKQHSSGKMTARERIEYLLDESSFVELDAFVKHRSTNFDMADVDAPADGVVTGYGTVDGRLVFVYAQDFTVVGGSLGEMHAAKIVKIQDMALKMGAPIVGFNDSGGARIQEGVDALSGYGKIFFRNTISSGVIPQISAIMGPSAGGAVYSPAITDFIFMTDKTSMMFITGPQVIKSVTGEDVTQEQLGGANTHNKISGVAHFIDNSEAESIDRIKELLSFLPSNNLEQPPIYEFEDDINRIDERLNEIVPENPNKPYDMKEVIKSLADSGHFFEVQPLYAQNIITGFIRLNGRSVGVIANQPRILAGCLDINASDKAGRFIRTCDAFNIPLLNLVDVPGFLPGTSQEYGGIIRHGAKMLYAYSEATVPKVTLIVRKAYGGAYLAMCSKDLGADQVFAWPNAEIAVMGPDGAANIIFKNEIAASDDPIATRAEKIVEYRDTVANPYIAAQRGFVDDVLVPSQTRPRLISAFDMLETKRETRPGKKHGNLPV